Proteins encoded within one genomic window of Candidatus Neptunochlamydia vexilliferae:
- the tnpA gene encoding IS200/IS605 family transposase translates to RGRSCVFLLHTHLVFVTKYRKRVFTKRVLKELREIFQKVCQDFQAELIEFEGEYDHVHLLINYPPKVAISNLVNSLKGVSSRLIRKKGYPSVQKALWGNNFWSPSYFAGSCGGAPISIIRQYIENQQKPIE, encoded by the coding sequence AAGAGGAAGATCGTGTGTTTTTCTACTACATACTCATTTGGTCTTTGTTACAAAGTATCGAAAGAGGGTCTTCACGAAAAGGGTTCTTAAGGAGCTAAGAGAAATCTTCCAAAAGGTCTGCCAAGATTTTCAAGCAGAGCTTATAGAATTTGAAGGAGAGTACGATCATGTACATCTACTTATTAACTACCCTCCAAAGGTTGCTATCTCTAACTTAGTTAACTCTTTAAAAGGCGTTTCTTCCCGGCTTATTCGAAAAAAAGGATATCCTTCAGTTCAAAAGGCATTATGGGGCAATAACTTTTGGTCCCCAAGTTATTTTGCTGGTAGTTGCGGAGGAGCTCCTATCTCAATAATCAGGCAATATATCGAAAACCAGCAAAAACCAATAGAATGA
- a CDS encoding polymer-forming cytoskeletal protein produces the protein MLVILFFGTLFAQDDEESDIVVLPSNVTVNNDYFVRGRTVEISGTVNGDLYVLGGQVFIDGNVNGDVLVAAGSIEISGNIANDVRVLAGQALITGTIGRNLTAVTATIDMSPAGFIGRNAVVVSGNTDLESRVGNDVNLYTSSVRISGQVGGKVSAYVGQLRLTSKAKIDGPLEYWSNKTARIDPNAVVTEGVTHHPSFFYNFFHSKWMKRIKLGSKFAALLMNFIYSLVIGLILFRYFPQRVERTVKTLDEKPFQSLVAGAVLIILLPIIMLALIITILGVPFALTLLSLTVVGFYTAKILSIFWLSTHIFRRLAFKKHQKLYFTFALIIYFILTPIPYLGALITGAALLLGIGGAVLSKIEKS, from the coding sequence TTGTTAGTCATTCTTTTCTTTGGAACATTATTTGCTCAAGATGATGAAGAATCAGACATCGTTGTTTTGCCGAGCAATGTGACGGTGAATAACGACTATTTTGTCCGTGGGCGGACCGTTGAAATCTCAGGGACGGTCAATGGCGATCTTTATGTTCTCGGAGGGCAGGTCTTTATCGATGGGAATGTCAATGGAGATGTTCTCGTGGCAGCGGGGAGTATTGAGATTTCAGGGAATATCGCCAATGATGTCCGCGTTTTGGCAGGGCAGGCGCTCATTACTGGAACGATCGGAAGAAACCTCACCGCGGTCACTGCGACAATTGACATGAGTCCTGCCGGGTTTATTGGGCGGAATGCCGTTGTTGTTTCGGGAAATACGGACCTCGAATCCCGCGTTGGAAATGATGTGAACCTCTATACCTCAAGTGTCCGGATTTCGGGTCAGGTCGGTGGCAAGGTCTCTGCCTATGTGGGGCAGCTCCGCCTCACTTCGAAAGCAAAAATCGATGGCCCCCTTGAGTACTGGAGCAATAAAACGGCTCGGATCGACCCCAACGCGGTGGTCACGGAAGGAGTCACCCACCACCCCTCATTTTTCTATAACTTTTTTCATAGCAAATGGATGAAGCGGATCAAGCTCGGCTCCAAGTTTGCCGCCCTTTTGATGAACTTTATCTATAGCTTAGTGATCGGGCTTATCCTCTTCCGCTACTTTCCTCAACGAGTGGAGCGGACGGTTAAAACCCTTGATGAAAAACCATTCCAGTCTCTGGTTGCTGGAGCTGTTCTCATTATTCTCCTTCCGATCATCATGCTTGCACTGATCATTACGATCTTAGGGGTTCCCTTTGCCCTTACTCTCTTATCACTGACCGTGGTTGGTTTTTATACCGCCAAGATCTTATCGATCTTTTGGCTATCGACCCATATCTTCCGCCGCCTTGCTTTTAAGAAGCACCAGAAGCTCTACTTTACCTTTGCATTGATCATTTACTTTATCCTAACACCGATTCCTTACCTAGGGGCGCTCATCACGGGTGCTGCGCTTCTACTAGGAATAGGGGGCGCGGTCCTAAGCAAGATTGAAAAAAGCTAA
- a CDS encoding glutamyl-tRNA reductase: protein MQVGIIGINHKSSSLALREKLARLFQAEFGPKDGVLLSTCNRTELYFSGGPLAERHSAILDRLKGVGLHALYSYFGPDCFNHLSRVISGIDSAIFGESDIQRQVKLAYENARQKEKLSHELHYLFQKGLKIGKEMRSSFLLSKKGALLPHAIHSIVEWQGRTLENSRCLFVGNSSINRKLISYFHYKGARDLTLCTRTEGNVFHVVTTGWEVLERWDDFDVVVCGTYHDGYVLEKKEGAKETLLFDLSVPRNIDPALANHPRLKLYNIDQIGVMAQKNRGEKEIALCETVIEKAVARQMQLFKKRKQAKWFYAVSC from the coding sequence ATGCAAGTTGGCATCATTGGTATTAATCACAAGTCTTCTTCACTTGCTCTTCGGGAAAAACTCGCTCGCCTTTTTCAGGCTGAGTTTGGTCCCAAAGATGGGGTTCTTCTTTCGACCTGTAATCGGACAGAGCTTTACTTTAGTGGGGGACCCTTGGCAGAAAGGCATAGCGCTATTTTGGACCGCCTGAAAGGGGTGGGGCTCCATGCCCTTTACTCTTACTTTGGTCCCGATTGTTTTAATCATTTGAGCCGGGTCATCTCAGGGATCGATAGCGCCATTTTTGGAGAAAGTGATATTCAGCGGCAGGTTAAGCTTGCCTATGAAAATGCCCGGCAAAAAGAAAAACTTTCCCACGAGCTCCACTACCTGTTTCAAAAGGGGCTCAAGATTGGAAAGGAGATGCGGAGCTCTTTTTTATTAAGCAAAAAAGGGGCCCTCCTTCCCCATGCGATCCACTCCATTGTAGAGTGGCAGGGACGCACCTTAGAAAACAGTCGATGTCTATTTGTCGGTAATTCATCGATCAACCGGAAGTTGATTTCTTATTTTCATTATAAAGGGGCTAGAGATCTCACTCTCTGCACCCGAACAGAGGGCAATGTTTTCCATGTCGTGACCACAGGATGGGAAGTGTTAGAGAGGTGGGATGATTTTGATGTGGTGGTTTGCGGAACTTATCATGATGGGTATGTCCTTGAAAAAAAGGAAGGGGCTAAAGAAACCCTCCTTTTTGACCTAAGTGTTCCTCGCAACATCGATCCTGCACTTGCCAACCACCCCCGGCTTAAGCTGTACAATATCGATCAGATTGGAGTGATGGCGCAAAAAAATAGGGGTGAAAAAGAAATCGCGTTGTGCGAGACTGTGATCGAAAAAGCAGTTGCTCGGCAGATGCAACTCTTTAAAAAGCGGAAGCAGGCAAAGTGGTTTTACGCAGTTTCTTGTTAG
- a CDS encoding regulatory protein RecX, which translates to MEIKVVDNKRFSEITLGDEVVKEVHRRLYKNHLREILRASSKKELSDLLLKIDIKLARGLVYKWLSLKGYMRSELTKKLKTYKIDSEAIKAILDECEERGYINDKKEGRLFIERQKKRGFGPQMIAFKLSQKSPDLKEMVQVSDDEQSVAIQNWIEKKTRSADLHDIKVKQRLYRFLRGKGFDDPLIRKHLFVD; encoded by the coding sequence ATGGAAATAAAAGTCGTTGATAATAAAAGGTTTAGCGAAATCACCCTCGGTGACGAGGTGGTCAAGGAAGTGCATAGGCGACTCTATAAGAACCACTTAAGAGAAATCCTTCGCGCTTCGAGCAAAAAAGAGCTAAGTGACTTACTCTTAAAGATCGACATCAAACTTGCCCGTGGTCTCGTCTATAAATGGCTCTCTCTTAAGGGGTATATGAGATCGGAGCTGACCAAGAAGCTCAAAACCTATAAGATCGATTCCGAAGCGATCAAGGCCATCCTTGACGAGTGTGAGGAAAGGGGCTATATCAACGACAAAAAAGAGGGAAGGCTCTTTATCGAGCGTCAGAAGAAGAGAGGGTTTGGGCCTCAGATGATTGCCTTTAAGCTCAGCCAAAAATCGCCTGATTTAAAAGAAATGGTGCAGGTTTCTGATGACGAGCAAAGCGTAGCCATCCAAAATTGGATTGAGAAAAAAACGCGCAGCGCCGATCTTCACGACATCAAGGTGAAGCAGCGCCTCTACCGTTTCTTAAGAGGAAAGGGGTTCGATGATCCCCTTATCCGAAAACATCTCTTTGTTGATTAA
- a CDS encoding RluA family pseudouridine synthase — translation MMKNLVVKDLNSQSAMGEEERESGEAAAAHRPQKLLCIEVKEKKRLDKLLAEHFPTHSRSYFQQLIEKGAVKRNGQAVKKREVPSVGDTIQVEFLKPAEIELQKEAIPLEILYEDEAILCINKPPGMVVHPAPGHHSGTFVNALLHHCDITSSEDLRPGIVHRLDKETSGILLAAKTPEAHQKLREAFSSREVEKEYLAITLGKPGCEVIDASIGRHPTKRKEMAISEKGRHATTLLEVLEGEGEFALVRARPITGRTHQIRVHLKHLGTPVMGDKVYGPEKLSRKLGVTRHLLHAHRLTFSHPLTGEKMVIKAPLPEDFKKSRLISSLDVE, via the coding sequence ATGATGAAAAATTTAGTTGTCAAAGACCTCAATAGCCAAAGCGCTATGGGTGAGGAAGAAAGGGAATCTGGTGAAGCCGCAGCTGCCCATCGGCCTCAAAAATTGCTGTGTATTGAGGTCAAAGAGAAAAAACGGCTTGATAAGCTTCTCGCTGAGCATTTTCCGACCCATTCGCGGAGCTATTTCCAGCAATTGATCGAAAAAGGGGCTGTCAAGCGGAATGGCCAAGCGGTCAAAAAACGGGAAGTCCCCTCCGTTGGTGACACGATTCAAGTAGAATTTTTAAAGCCGGCAGAGATCGAGCTTCAAAAAGAGGCAATCCCTCTTGAGATTCTCTATGAGGATGAGGCCATTCTTTGCATCAATAAGCCTCCGGGGATGGTTGTCCACCCTGCTCCCGGCCACCACAGCGGCACCTTCGTAAACGCCCTCCTCCACCATTGTGATATCACCTCTTCGGAAGATCTCCGCCCGGGGATTGTCCACCGTCTCGATAAGGAAACCTCTGGGATCCTTCTCGCAGCAAAAACCCCCGAAGCTCACCAGAAGTTAAGAGAGGCTTTTTCTTCTAGAGAAGTGGAGAAAGAGTACCTTGCAATCACCCTTGGCAAACCGGGTTGTGAAGTGATCGATGCCTCCATTGGACGCCACCCCACCAAGCGGAAGGAGATGGCCATCTCTGAAAAGGGACGCCATGCGACAACTTTACTAGAAGTACTCGAGGGAGAGGGAGAGTTTGCCCTGGTGCGGGCAAGGCCCATTACGGGACGGACCCACCAAATCCGCGTCCACCTCAAACACCTAGGGACCCCCGTTATGGGCGATAAGGTCTACGGCCCTGAAAAACTAAGCCGCAAACTAGGGGTGACTCGCCACCTCCTCCATGCGCACCGCCTCACCTTTTCCCACCCTCTTACAGGGGAAAAAATGGTGATCAAAGCCCCTCTTCCAGAAGATTTTAAAAAATCTAGATTAATATCTTCTCTTGATGTAGAATGA
- a CDS encoding KH domain-containing protein has protein sequence MKEFVEYIVKNLVDNPDKVKINEIGGTHTLIIELSVEKADIGKIIGKKGKTINAIRTLLMSVASRNGIRVNLEILEEGGEKVSEEG, from the coding sequence ATGAAAGAATTTGTTGAGTACATCGTTAAAAATCTCGTAGACAATCCGGATAAAGTCAAGATCAATGAAATCGGCGGCACCCACACCCTCATCATTGAACTGAGTGTTGAAAAAGCCGATATTGGAAAAATTATTGGGAAGAAAGGAAAGACCATTAATGCGATTCGGACCCTTCTGATGTCTGTTGCGAGCCGCAATGGCATCCGTGTTAACCTTGAAATCCTCGAAGAGGGAGGAGAAAAAGTCTCCGAAGAGGGATAA